A window from Fervidicoccaceae archaeon encodes these proteins:
- a CDS encoding cytochrome ubiquinol oxidase subunit I, which produces MTPGFIEFLLLGIAVIVHIGFVTTTLGVGIIVAVYRYLSYARKDQNLEAFARRAFRLLVVTELFSGVWGTVITVFLAGFFPSLTAIAASALFGPLAISIASIMIRVPSIAIFWYTWGKVSPKLHSIIGFIMGLSGFGIPFGFRTIFAEITSPRSVAALLQGTQPSLLYAYTDPVFWGLYAHTVIAAVSVGAFMVAAIMIMDRDVLWSRKALLFATIFLLLQPIAGTAYYLILSNNAQYIANSITSGEFMPVLAVKLFLFAVLLAASIHLMRRLGANTIPSYGKYIGILAIAVAITGEFMNDGSRYPYMVVLGSSGISIESLANPLMSIQSVFPAILTISVFLALSIAVFSIAIYYAMIKRFVL; this is translated from the coding sequence ATGACTCCAGGATTTATCGAGTTTCTCCTTCTTGGAATAGCTGTTATTGTACATATAGGCTTTGTAACCACTACGCTCGGAGTAGGTATTATAGTAGCCGTCTACAGATATCTTTCCTATGCTAGAAAAGATCAAAATCTAGAGGCATTTGCCAGAAGAGCATTTAGGCTGCTGGTTGTAACGGAGCTCTTCTCGGGTGTATGGGGAACCGTGATAACTGTATTCCTAGCAGGATTCTTCCCATCCCTAACTGCAATAGCTGCCAGCGCATTGTTTGGTCCCCTTGCTATATCAATTGCTAGCATAATGATAAGAGTTCCTTCAATAGCAATATTTTGGTACACATGGGGGAAGGTAAGTCCAAAGCTCCACAGCATAATCGGATTCATTATGGGTCTGTCTGGCTTTGGAATTCCGTTTGGATTCAGAACAATATTCGCCGAAATTACCTCTCCAAGATCAGTAGCAGCTCTTCTTCAGGGAACGCAGCCATCATTGCTTTATGCATATACAGATCCCGTTTTCTGGGGACTCTATGCTCATACAGTAATAGCAGCTGTTTCTGTAGGAGCATTCATGGTTGCAGCAATCATGATAATGGATAGAGATGTACTATGGTCCAGAAAAGCTCTACTCTTTGCGACTATATTCCTCCTGCTCCAGCCAATAGCAGGAACTGCCTACTATCTAATTCTATCCAATAATGCTCAGTATATAGCTAATAGCATAACTTCGGGAGAATTCATGCCAGTTCTAGCAGTAAAGCTCTTTCTTTTTGCAGTTCTTCTAGCGGCCTCAATTCATTTAATGAGGAGACTGGGAGCAAATACCATTCCATCATATGGAAAATATATAGGTATTCTTGCCATAGCTGTAGCAATAACAGGAGAGTTCATGAATGACGGATCTCGCTATCCATACATGGTCGTTCTGGGCAGCAGTGGAATAAGCATCGAGAGCCTGGCAAATCCGCTCATGAGCATACAGAGCGTGTTTCCAGCAATCCTAACAATATCTGTTTTCCTAGCGCTTTCGATAGCAGTATTTTCCATAGCTATTTATTATGCTATGATAAAAAGATTCGTTCTATAA
- a CDS encoding cytochrome ubiquinol oxidase subunit I yields the protein MQIAGLLDLSATGIYFHAISVSITLGFPLAIASLLYKYSRTGDESLLRAARITTIILMINFALGAITGTLVEFGLVQIWSGTLVAIATSAFAPLAAELIAFVMEVALLILFYVTLGKFSAKKSLTIILSYWAFAILSGILITSVNSWLVSPWGTGNLAESIYPFMPDYGPAAMDPSKLLAVKIIMLATGLPLQSVLQDPIAAQKVGILITDPYIALKNPYNISSSIHNITAAIIIGTSIAILAWSYRYYKTKDDRYVKILASFFIPFLVLMILQPTLFGHLMGTSVVEYNPTKFSMMEGAVEQISNPLVSLLAYGNPNHPIMGIKDYENSCELLGNKTLSQIASQYNLTAQSIKQIAGLLNIELSDENLSRVLNITAADVCKQDLSVDLSILPTINVLYYTKIAGGILALLSSLALAGLLYRIPLISPISRAIDKLLGGRKERTILILAVLIALGAATASVLGWYVREVGRKPWTVYGLLYPSELATTVPTAYSLSFLLIAFLIILSVNILGLAAMAYVALNADKVSEYFRELLNKIRGENS from the coding sequence ATGCAGATTGCTGGTCTCCTCGATCTCTCTGCTACAGGAATATACTTTCATGCAATATCAGTTTCAATAACCCTTGGCTTTCCTCTTGCAATTGCTTCCCTTCTTTATAAATATAGCAGGACTGGTGACGAGTCTTTACTGAGAGCTGCCAGAATTACGACAATTATACTGATGATTAATTTCGCTCTTGGAGCTATTACCGGAACATTAGTTGAATTCGGCCTAGTTCAAATATGGTCTGGAACCCTTGTTGCTATAGCCACATCGGCATTTGCTCCATTGGCAGCGGAACTCATAGCATTTGTAATGGAGGTAGCTCTTCTGATATTGTTCTATGTAACCCTAGGAAAATTCTCTGCAAAAAAGAGCCTAACGATAATACTATCATACTGGGCGTTTGCTATTCTTTCTGGAATACTGATTACCTCAGTAAATTCTTGGCTTGTTTCTCCATGGGGAACAGGCAACCTTGCTGAAAGCATATATCCATTCATGCCCGACTACGGTCCAGCAGCAATGGATCCTTCAAAGCTGCTTGCAGTCAAAATCATAATGCTGGCAACAGGGTTGCCACTTCAATCAGTATTACAAGACCCAATTGCCGCTCAGAAAGTTGGCATATTAATAACAGATCCTTACATTGCCCTCAAAAATCCATACAACATCTCGTCTTCCATACACAACATCACAGCAGCCATCATAATAGGGACTTCCATTGCCATATTAGCATGGTCCTACAGATATTATAAAACAAAAGATGATAGATATGTGAAAATACTCGCATCCTTCTTCATTCCTTTTCTAGTTCTAATGATCCTTCAACCAACTTTGTTCGGCCATCTAATGGGAACATCCGTAGTTGAATACAATCCAACAAAATTTTCAATGATGGAAGGAGCTGTAGAGCAAATTAGCAATCCATTGGTCAGCCTACTTGCCTATGGAAATCCGAACCATCCCATAATGGGTATAAAAGATTATGAGAATTCATGCGAATTGCTGGGAAACAAAACCCTATCTCAAATCGCTTCACAATATAACTTAACTGCTCAGAGCATTAAGCAAATTGCAGGCTTACTAAATATAGAGCTATCGGATGAAAATCTTTCTAGAGTTCTCAACATAACAGCAGCTGATGTCTGTAAGCAAGATCTTAGCGTTGACTTGTCAATCTTGCCAACAATAAATGTGCTCTACTATACTAAGATAGCTGGAGGAATACTCGCTCTTCTTTCCTCATTAGCTTTAGCAGGCCTCCTCTACAGAATACCGCTGATCTCTCCTATCTCCAGAGCAATAGATAAGTTGCTCGGTGGCAGAAAGGAGAGGACCATTTTGATTTTGGCAGTCCTCATAGCTCTTGGAGCAGCTACCGCATCGGTTCTAGGATGGTATGTAAGAGAGGTTGGAAGAAAGCCATGGACAGTATACGGTCTTCTCTATCCAAGCGAGCTAGCAACAACTGTGCCAACTGCATATTCTCTGTCTTTTCTGCTGATTGCATTTTTGATAATACTGTCTGTTAACATCCTTGGTCTGGCTGCTATGGCCTACGTAGCTCTCAACGCAGACAAGGTCTCAGAATACTTCAGGGAGCTATTAAATAAAATAAGAGGTGAGAACTCATGA
- a CDS encoding dicarboxylate/amino acid:cation symporter codes for MVAWKKYALILAIAVGFIIGIAVGFAYGKSAGVLKPLGDFFIRLMRMIVTPLVIITISAAVASIADLRKLGKLVLGTFFFFILLSAIAATLMLSAALVFKPGAGVGLKPPAGYTPPTPPSVVDILLNLVPTDFGNILNVSGLLQAIVFSILLGLAVSLAGDRGRPVAEALNRLSEIMIKYVSIIMWYAPIGVFGYAAYVIGTYGTGILEAYGRLLLVDYTFSLLFFFVGYTIVTWASGINPLVYWRAIIEPAIVAFTTRSSAVALPVNFRAAKRIGVPDYVAQLVLPTGATCHMDGTAMYQVLSTIFIAQVYGLAVAPALYPTIVLVGTLAAVATAAVPGGGLLMLAMTVGAAGMPLEGIALITAIDPLLDMLRTMINAEGDVAVSTLMSRIMEGPRWWEKTKT; via the coding sequence ATGGTTGCTTGGAAAAAATATGCATTGATCCTTGCTATAGCGGTTGGGTTTATCATAGGGATAGCTGTTGGATTTGCCTACGGAAAATCAGCAGGTGTCCTGAAGCCTCTTGGCGACTTCTTCATTAGATTGATGAGAATGATTGTGACTCCTTTAGTCATAATTACCATATCCGCAGCAGTAGCTTCGATTGCTGATCTAAGAAAGCTTGGAAAGCTGGTTTTAGGGACCTTCTTCTTCTTTATTTTGCTTTCTGCTATCGCTGCTACTTTAATGCTGTCTGCTGCCCTTGTATTTAAGCCTGGAGCAGGCGTTGGGCTAAAACCCCCTGCTGGATATACCCCGCCAACTCCTCCTAGCGTAGTTGATATATTGTTGAATTTAGTTCCAACTGATTTTGGTAATATATTGAACGTTTCAGGTCTGCTTCAGGCAATAGTGTTCTCCATTTTGCTTGGATTGGCAGTTAGCCTCGCTGGAGATAGAGGAAGGCCAGTAGCTGAAGCTCTTAATAGACTATCGGAAATTATGATCAAGTATGTTTCTATTATTATGTGGTATGCTCCAATCGGAGTATTCGGCTATGCTGCCTATGTGATAGGAACGTATGGAACCGGCATACTGGAGGCATATGGAAGATTGCTGCTTGTTGACTACACGTTCAGCTTGCTTTTCTTCTTCGTTGGATACACGATAGTTACCTGGGCATCTGGTATAAATCCGCTTGTATATTGGAGGGCAATAATAGAACCAGCAATAGTAGCCTTCACTACTAGAAGCAGTGCAGTTGCACTCCCAGTTAACTTCAGAGCAGCAAAGAGAATTGGAGTTCCTGACTATGTAGCTCAACTGGTGCTGCCTACTGGAGCTACATGCCACATGGATGGGACAGCAATGTACCAAGTTCTATCGACAATTTTCATAGCGCAGGTCTATGGCCTTGCAGTTGCCCCTGCCTTGTACCCAACCATAGTTTTGGTGGGAACTTTGGCAGCTGTTGCCACAGCAGCAGTTCCTGGAGGAGGATTGCTAATGCTTGCTATGACTGTAGGAGCAGCTGGAATGCCGCTAGAGGGTATAGCTTTGATTACAGCCATAGATCCTCTTCTGGATATGCTGAGAACAATGATAAATGCGGAAGGCGATGTGGCTGTATCCACGTTGATGAGCAGAATAATGGAAGGTCCCAGATGGTGGGAGAAAACAAAAACCTAA
- the rnhA gene encoding ribonuclease HI: MGLLLYFDGLCEPINPGGIATYGVVIFENKKVLKEEFGIVGAGFRGDNVSNNVAEYTALIRGLELIIESDLSEKDITIRGDSQLVIKQLIGKYRVKAPRLIPLYNKSINLLRNFKSYKIEWIPRENNEAADVLSRKALRIFVEENFEEVSRFYGRKWAESVLNDTVLK, from the coding sequence TTGGGTCTCCTTTTATATTTTGATGGTCTGTGTGAGCCTATCAATCCTGGAGGGATAGCTACATACGGCGTTGTCATCTTCGAGAATAAAAAGGTTCTGAAAGAAGAATTTGGAATTGTAGGTGCTGGATTTAGAGGAGACAATGTTTCAAACAACGTTGCTGAGTACACAGCTCTGATAAGAGGGCTGGAGCTAATTATTGAAAGCGATCTTTCTGAAAAAGATATTACCATAAGAGGAGACTCCCAGCTCGTAATCAAGCAACTCATTGGCAAATACAGAGTAAAGGCACCCAGGCTGATCCCCCTTTACAACAAATCTATCAATCTTCTCAGAAATTTCAAGTCATATAAAATCGAGTGGATTCCAAGGGAGAACAACGAAGCAGCAGATGTCCTGAGCAGAAAAGCCCTCAGGATTTTCGTAGAGGAAAATTTCGAGGAAGTCTCAAGGTTCTATGGAAGGAAATGGGCTGAATCTGTTTTGAATGACACAGTTCTCAAATAG
- a CDS encoding carbon-nitrogen hydrolase family protein, producing MKNRSITLGIVQMESTKDKAKNIEKLNNIINLREADLIITPEYFMYNPTGDEPDRIYMMAEELDGAFASSLKELASKLGVHILATLFTPASKPKVYNEAVIFSPKGEILLRYRKAHLFDAYDYRESEFMLPGNAPSSIIELKGTKISVAICYDIRFPELFRTYALGGAELVIVPSGWYRGDMKEEILHVLGRARAHENTIFLAIVNQYGKNFTGRSTIIGPMGEVIYDLGVGEKYREITIEVSEIEEVRRKLPMLKQRNTAVYKL from the coding sequence ATGAAAAATAGAAGTATAACTCTTGGCATAGTACAGATGGAAAGCACTAAGGATAAGGCAAAAAACATAGAAAAGTTGAATAATATAATAAACTTGAGGGAAGCAGATCTCATTATTACTCCAGAGTATTTCATGTACAATCCTACAGGAGATGAACCAGATAGAATATATATGATGGCAGAAGAATTGGATGGAGCTTTTGCTTCTTCACTAAAAGAATTGGCAAGCAAACTAGGCGTCCACATCTTAGCAACGCTCTTCACTCCTGCCTCTAAACCAAAGGTCTATAATGAAGCAGTGATTTTCAGTCCAAAAGGAGAAATTCTGCTGAGATATAGAAAAGCTCATCTCTTTGATGCTTACGACTATAGAGAATCCGAATTCATGCTTCCGGGAAACGCACCATCTTCAATAATCGAGCTGAAAGGCACGAAAATCTCAGTAGCAATATGCTATGACATAAGGTTTCCAGAACTATTCAGAACTTATGCCCTAGGAGGTGCTGAGCTCGTGATCGTTCCTTCTGGTTGGTATAGGGGAGACATGAAGGAAGAAATTCTGCATGTATTGGGGAGGGCCAGAGCGCATGAGAACACAATATTCTTAGCTATAGTAAATCAGTATGGAAAGAATTTTACAGGAAGAAGTACCATCATAGGTCCAATGGGAGAAGTAATATACGATCTTGGTGTAGGGGAAAAATACAGAGAAATCACCATAGAAGTTTCCGAAATAGAAGAAGTGAGAAGGAAGCTGCCCATGCTGAAGCAGAGAAACACTGCGGTTTATAAGCTCTAA
- a CDS encoding OB-fold nucleic acid binding domain-containing protein: MNEENESERNVTKKVMELKQGESSITIKGRVLEANEPKTIETKKGTRTISEAVLGDETGRVKMTLWGDKAGSIEEGQAVKITNAWTTGYRGKVQLNVGASSEITQIGDEEVPNAEEIPESEPAAPMEERRGGFDRRGGRRDYRQGGGFRRREW, encoded by the coding sequence TTGAACGAAGAAAACGAATCTGAAAGAAATGTAACAAAAAAAGTTATGGAGCTAAAACAAGGCGAAAGCTCCATAACAATAAAGGGAAGGGTTCTTGAAGCAAACGAACCAAAAACCATAGAAACGAAGAAAGGGACAAGAACAATAAGTGAGGCAGTTCTAGGCGACGAAACTGGTAGAGTGAAGATGACATTGTGGGGAGATAAGGCAGGAAGCATTGAGGAAGGACAGGCTGTGAAGATAACGAACGCATGGACCACTGGATATAGAGGGAAGGTTCAACTGAATGTTGGGGCTAGCTCAGAAATAACTCAAATTGGAGATGAAGAAGTTCCCAATGCTGAGGAGATCCCCGAATCAGAGCCAGCAGCTCCTATGGAAGAGAGGAGGGGAGGCTTTGATAGGAGAGGAGGAAGGCGAGATTACAGACAAGGCGGTGGCTTCAGAAGAAGAGAATGGTGA
- a CDS encoding PqqD family protein, translating into MSYAEIKEKRFMRKGEEAGTNNENFYITDESNVTYELSAAVYYVWKLADGIKTVEEIVKQASSELNMPEEELQEPIAVIMLKLLENNLVSESLE; encoded by the coding sequence ATGAGCTATGCGGAAATAAAGGAAAAGAGATTTATGAGAAAGGGAGAAGAAGCAGGAACGAATAACGAGAACTTCTACATTACAGATGAATCTAATGTAACCTATGAGCTATCTGCAGCTGTCTATTATGTCTGGAAGCTTGCTGATGGTATCAAGACAGTTGAGGAAATAGTTAAGCAAGCCAGTTCTGAGCTGAATATGCCAGAAGAAGAGCTTCAAGAACCAATAGCTGTTATCATGCTCAAGCTGCTCGAAAATAATCTTGTTTCAGAAAGCCTTGAATAA
- a CDS encoding ferredoxin: MAKVKVTVDRDTCIACGVAPTVCPQVFVLGSDNGKNRVVDKYSTNLTDSLSEGEIPEDLYECAVQAAGSCPVGAIRVQKL, from the coding sequence ATGGCAAAAGTAAAGGTAACAGTTGACAGAGATACATGCATAGCATGTGGTGTAGCTCCCACAGTATGTCCGCAAGTATTCGTTCTTGGAAGCGATAACGGCAAAAACAGAGTTGTGGATAAGTACTCCACTAACTTGACGGATTCACTTTCAGAAGGAGAAATACCCGAGGATCTCTATGAATGCGCCGTACAAGCAGCCGGATCTTGTCCGGTTGGAGCTATAAGAGTTCAGAAGCTCTAG